A genomic region of Notamacropus eugenii isolate mMacEug1 chromosome 3, mMacEug1.pri_v2, whole genome shotgun sequence contains the following coding sequences:
- the ETFRF1 gene encoding electron transfer flavoprotein regulatory factor 1, with translation MKMANPLRGEVLTLYKNLLYVGREYPKGADYFKRRLKAAFLKNKDVKDPEKIRELIARGEFVIKELEALYFLRKYRAMKQRYHLEDDKTK, from the exons ATGAAAATGGCTAACCCATTAAGAGGAGAAGTTTTGACTCTTTATAAAAAT CTGCTGTATGTCGGAAGAGAATATCCAAAGGGAGCAGACTACTTTAAAAGACGTTTGAAGGCAGCTTTCCTTAAAAACAAAGATGTGAAGGACCCAGAGAAGATCAGAGAACTTATTGCACGAGGAGAATTTGTAATAAAAGAGCTAGAAGCCTTGTACTTCCTTAGAAAATACAGAGCTATGAAGCAACGTTACCACTTAGAAGATGACAAAACTAAGTGA